A window from Burkholderiales bacterium encodes these proteins:
- a CDS encoding VOC family protein encodes MQRITPCLWFDNQAEEAARFYTSIFRNSRIGRISRYGKEGHEIHGRPEGSVMTVEFEIDGHGFIALNGGPVFKFNEAISFQVHCETQEEVDYLWEKLSEDGDPSAQQCGWLKDKYGVSWQIVPTALIEMLLDKDVRRTERVMKAMLQMKKIEIAKLKQAYGEE; translated from the coding sequence ATGCAGAGAATCACCCCTTGCCTTTGGTTCGACAATCAGGCCGAAGAGGCCGCAAGGTTCTACACGTCGATCTTTAGGAATTCCAGGATCGGAAGAATCAGCCGCTATGGGAAGGAAGGCCACGAGATTCACGGAAGGCCCGAGGGGTCGGTCATGACCGTCGAGTTCGAGATTGACGGTCACGGGTTTATCGCACTGAACGGCGGACCGGTCTTCAAATTCAACGAGGCCATCTCGTTTCAGGTACATTGCGAAACGCAGGAGGAGGTGGACTATCTCTGGGAGAAGCTTTCCGAGGACGGCGACCCGAGTGCGCAGCAGTGCGGCTGGCTCAAGGACAAGTACGGCGTATCCTGGCAGATCGTTCCGACGGCCCTGATCGAGATGCTGCTGGACAAGGATGTCCGGCGAACCGAACGGGTCATGAAGGCGATGTTGCAAATGAAAAAGATCGAGATCGCGAAATTGAAGCAGGCATACGGGGAAGAATAG